Proteins found in one Sorghum bicolor cultivar BTx623 chromosome 1, Sorghum_bicolor_NCBIv3, whole genome shotgun sequence genomic segment:
- the LOC8080177 gene encoding ubiquinone biosynthesis monooxygenase COQ6, mitochondrial isoform X1: protein MLSRRRCFAAAVNRIRPLARAFCDAPDSGARRSQDHTEKVAGVKAPPDVLDVAIVGGGMVGLAVACALSNMPLTKHLRVAIIDSNPALKSRGYLDKNSIPDSRVSTVTPATMSFFKDIGAWEHVQQQRHAFFGKMQVWDYTGLGYTRYNARDVGKEYLGCVVENKVLCNSLLLRLQEELDDIENVIYPTRLVSLTFPLKSRQAGMKPTSSEPLSVGHTTEELHRSNLVKLDLSDGQSLYSKLVIGADGSKSNVRQIAGIKTTGWNYPQSAIICTVEHVVENDCAWQRFLPSGPIALLPIGNNFSNIVWTMSPEESLRHKSMSPEEFVKSVNHALDFGYGPHPRSTALDRYMEQFFSGIGNTAASTRECFEVPPKATGVVSERMAFPLSLMHSHDYVSKRLALVGDAAHTVHPLAGQGVNLGFGDAAALAKVIAEGVSVGSDVGDLTLLQRYEKDRKAANVAMTAVLDGFQKMYSVDFGPLNVVRAAAFHGAQYISPLKKNIISYAMGDTKWPLFR, encoded by the exons ATGCTCTCCAGGCGAAG ATGCTTCGCGGCGGCGGTGAACCGGATCCGGCCGCTCGCCAGGGCCTTCTGCGACGCGCCGGACTCCGGGGCGCGCAGGTCGCAG GATCACACCGAGAAGGTTGCTGGCGTGAAGGCTCCGCCTGATGTGCTCGACGTTGCTATTGTTGGTGGAGGCATGGTGGGCTTGGCAGTCGCTTGTGCACTGT CCAATATGCCATTAACAAAACATCTTAGAGTCGCTATTATCGATAGCAATCCAGCGTTGAAGTCAAGAGGTTACCTGGATAAAAACAGTATACCCGATTCTAGGGTCAGTACTGTTACCCCTGCAACCATGTCCTTCTTCAAAG ATATTGGTGCCTGGGAGCATGTTCAACAGCAAAGACATGCTTTCTTTGGTAAAATGCAG GTGTGGGATTACACTGGGCTTGGATACACGAGGTATAATGCAAGAGATGTGGGCAAAGAATACCTTGG ATGTGTGGTGGAGAACAAGGTGCTTTGCAACTCGCTGCTCTTACGTTTACAG GAAGAATTGGATGATATTGAAAATGTGATATATCCTACCAGATTGGTGTCTCTTACTTTCCCGTTGAAGAGCAGACAAGCAGGAATGAAACCAACGTCAAGTGAACCATTATCTGTTGGTCATACTACAGAAGAGTTACATCGCAGTAATTTAGTTAAACTTGACCTCAGTGATGGACAGAGTTTATATTCCAAATTGGTG ATAGGAGCTGATGGTTCAAAGTCCAATGTTAGACAGATTGCAGGCATAAAAACAACTGGGTGGAATTATCCGCAAAGTGCAATTATCTGTACAGTAGAGCATGTTGTGGAAAATGATTGTGCATGGCAGAGGTTTCTCCCTTCTGGTCCAATTGCACTACTTCCGATAGGCAACAACTTCAGCAACATTGTATGGACAATGAGCCCAGAGGAATCACTGCGCCATAAGTCAATGAGCCCTGAAGAGTTTGTGAAGTCGGTGAATCACGCATTGGATTTTGGTTATGGTCCACATCCTCGCTCTACTGCTCTTGACCGTTACATGGAACAGTTCTTTTCTGGCATTGGGAACACTGCAGCATCTACAAGGGAATGCTTTGAAGTACCACCGAAAGCAACCGGTGTAGTTTCTGAGAGAATGGCATTTCCGTTGTCATTGATGCATTCCCATGATTATGTTTCCAAAAGGCTAGCATTAGTTGGAGACGCTGCTCATACTGTCCACCCCTTAGCCGGCCAAGGCGTCAACTTGGGCTTTGGTGATGCTGCTGCTTTAGCAAAAGTTATTGCTGAAGGAGTTTCTGTGGGCTCAGATGTTGGGGAC CTGACTTTGCTACAACGGTATGAGAAGGACCGGAAGGCTGCCAATGTGGCGATGACAGCAGTGCTAGATGGTTTCCAGAAGATGTACTCTGTGGATTTTGGGCCCCTTAATGTAGTGAGAGCTGCTGCGTTCCACGGTGCCCAGTACATATCACCACTGAAAAAGAACATCATCTCTTATGCAATGGGTGACACCAAATGGCCACTATTTCGGTGA
- the LOC8080177 gene encoding ubiquinone biosynthesis monooxygenase COQ6, mitochondrial isoform X2 produces MCSTLLLLVEAWWAWQSLVHCVANMPLTKHLRVAIIDSNPALKSRGYLDKNSIPDSRVSTVTPATMSFFKDIGAWEHVQQQRHAFFGKMQVWDYTGLGYTRYNARDVGKEYLGCVVENKVLCNSLLLRLQEELDDIENVIYPTRLVSLTFPLKSRQAGMKPTSSEPLSVGHTTEELHRSNLVKLDLSDGQSLYSKLVIGADGSKSNVRQIAGIKTTGWNYPQSAIICTVEHVVENDCAWQRFLPSGPIALLPIGNNFSNIVWTMSPEESLRHKSMSPEEFVKSVNHALDFGYGPHPRSTALDRYMEQFFSGIGNTAASTRECFEVPPKATGVVSERMAFPLSLMHSHDYVSKRLALVGDAAHTVHPLAGQGVNLGFGDAAALAKVIAEGVSVGSDVGDLTLLQRYEKDRKAANVAMTAVLDGFQKMYSVDFGPLNVVRAAAFHGAQYISPLKKNIISYAMGDTKWPLFR; encoded by the exons ATGTGCTCGACGTTGCTATTGTTGGTGGAGGCATGGTGGGCTTGGCAGTCGCTTGTGCACTGTGTAG CCAATATGCCATTAACAAAACATCTTAGAGTCGCTATTATCGATAGCAATCCAGCGTTGAAGTCAAGAGGTTACCTGGATAAAAACAGTATACCCGATTCTAGGGTCAGTACTGTTACCCCTGCAACCATGTCCTTCTTCAAAG ATATTGGTGCCTGGGAGCATGTTCAACAGCAAAGACATGCTTTCTTTGGTAAAATGCAG GTGTGGGATTACACTGGGCTTGGATACACGAGGTATAATGCAAGAGATGTGGGCAAAGAATACCTTGG ATGTGTGGTGGAGAACAAGGTGCTTTGCAACTCGCTGCTCTTACGTTTACAG GAAGAATTGGATGATATTGAAAATGTGATATATCCTACCAGATTGGTGTCTCTTACTTTCCCGTTGAAGAGCAGACAAGCAGGAATGAAACCAACGTCAAGTGAACCATTATCTGTTGGTCATACTACAGAAGAGTTACATCGCAGTAATTTAGTTAAACTTGACCTCAGTGATGGACAGAGTTTATATTCCAAATTGGTG ATAGGAGCTGATGGTTCAAAGTCCAATGTTAGACAGATTGCAGGCATAAAAACAACTGGGTGGAATTATCCGCAAAGTGCAATTATCTGTACAGTAGAGCATGTTGTGGAAAATGATTGTGCATGGCAGAGGTTTCTCCCTTCTGGTCCAATTGCACTACTTCCGATAGGCAACAACTTCAGCAACATTGTATGGACAATGAGCCCAGAGGAATCACTGCGCCATAAGTCAATGAGCCCTGAAGAGTTTGTGAAGTCGGTGAATCACGCATTGGATTTTGGTTATGGTCCACATCCTCGCTCTACTGCTCTTGACCGTTACATGGAACAGTTCTTTTCTGGCATTGGGAACACTGCAGCATCTACAAGGGAATGCTTTGAAGTACCACCGAAAGCAACCGGTGTAGTTTCTGAGAGAATGGCATTTCCGTTGTCATTGATGCATTCCCATGATTATGTTTCCAAAAGGCTAGCATTAGTTGGAGACGCTGCTCATACTGTCCACCCCTTAGCCGGCCAAGGCGTCAACTTGGGCTTTGGTGATGCTGCTGCTTTAGCAAAAGTTATTGCTGAAGGAGTTTCTGTGGGCTCAGATGTTGGGGAC CTGACTTTGCTACAACGGTATGAGAAGGACCGGAAGGCTGCCAATGTGGCGATGACAGCAGTGCTAGATGGTTTCCAGAAGATGTACTCTGTGGATTTTGGGCCCCTTAATGTAGTGAGAGCTGCTGCGTTCCACGGTGCCCAGTACATATCACCACTGAAAAAGAACATCATCTCTTATGCAATGGGTGACACCAAATGGCCACTATTTCGGTGA